From the genome of Procambarus clarkii isolate CNS0578487 chromosome 83, FALCON_Pclarkii_2.0, whole genome shotgun sequence, one region includes:
- the LOC123768719 gene encoding putative inhibitor of apoptosis isoform X1 yields the protein MEELLQWSTRQRPPELRRERRFHCQTALLLECVRRQTFANWPVAFVDPDQLAKAGFFYIQKKDHVQCFFCHGIVGFWDPGDQPELEHRRHFPKCAFVGDVVTGNVPVLCPADDTGRVFRLLSEYHAFRVTSTRPIAKTPVHKYQDDAQVDVGQLAYPQFNTDASRKQTFTNWEAEVGISTHALVAAGFFYTGISDWVQCFHCGGGLFCWRQGDDPATDHARYYPCCPFIRTQKGKDTISRMKDDNIPPSAIIRPILLSEEEANLFLALPFAKKLIAMGLSRTSVKEAFRLLVEQSGTLCRTVTDALELVFEYEETQTQQRLASDAASVLQRSSVQVPENSSLEQEILPMEEVATTGHDAAYYHTLLQEVKELQQRVTEEERRLTCRVCKVGRRAVVLLPCSHLHLCATCARPRDACPTCSAIIRGTFRPIIG from the exons ATGGAGGAACTTCTCCAGTGGTCCACACGGCAGCGACCGC CTGAGCTGCGTCGCGAGCGCCGATTCCACTGCCAGACGGCCCTCCTGCTGGAGTGTGTGAGGCGCCAGACTTTTGCTAACTGGCCCGTGGCCTTCGTAGACCCCGACCAGCTGGCCAAAGCTGGCTTCTTCTACATCCAGAAGAAGGACCACGTCCAATGCTTCTTCTGCCACGGCATCGTGGGCTTCTGGGACCCTGGTGACCAGCCGGAGTTGGAGCACCGAAGACACTTCCCGAAGTGTGCCTTCGTCGGAGACGTGGTCACCGGTAACGTTCCGGTGCTGTGCCCGGCCGACGACACGGGGAGAGTTTTTCGCCTCCTGAGCGAGTACCACGCCTTCAGAGTCACCAGCACCAGACCCATCGCTAAGACTCCGGTCCATAAGTATCAAG ACGACGCACAGGTGGACGTCGGCCAGCTGGCTTACCCACAGTTCAACACCGACGCCTCCCGGAAGCAAACTTTCACTAACTGGGAGGCTGAGGTCGGGATCAGCACTCATGCTCTAGTAGCTGCTGGCTTCTTCTACACTGGGATCTCCGACTGGGTCCAATGCTTCCACTGCGGTGGCGGACTGTTCTGTTGGCGCCAGGGTGACGACCCTGCCACCGACCATGCCCGCTACTACCCCTGCTGTCCTTTCATCAGGACACAGAAGGGAAAGGACACCATCTCCAGGATGAAAGATGACAACATTCCTCCCTCGGCAATTATCAGACCCATCCTCCTATCTGAAGAAGAGGCCAACCTGTTCCTCGCTCTTCCATTTGCTAAG AAGCTGATTGCAATGGGTCTGTCGAGAACGTCAGTGAAGGAAGCTTTCCGTCTACTGGTGGAGCAGAGTGGGACGTTGTGTCGCACAGTGACCGATGCCCTTGAGCTGGTGTTCGAATACGAGGAGACGCAGACACAGCAGAGACTTGCGTCTGACGCAGCGTCCGTCCTGCAGCGCTCCTCCGTTCAGGTCCCAGAG AACTCGTCCTTAGAGCAGGAGATCCTACCCATGGAGGAGGTAGCTACCACCGGCCACGATGCAGCCTACTACCACACCCTTCTGCAGGAGG TGAAGGAGCTGCAGCAACGTGTGACGGAGGAGGAACGGCGCTTGACCTGTCGGGTGTGTAAGGTAGGGCGTCGGGCCGTGGTGCTCCTGCCCTGCTCCCACCTCCACCTGTGTGCTACCTGTGCCAGGCCTCGCGACGCCTGTCCCACCTGCTCTGCCATCATCCGGGGCACCTTTAGACCCATCATTGGCTGA
- the LOC123768719 gene encoding baculoviral IAP repeat-containing protein 3 isoform X2, translated as MEELLQWSTRQRPPELRRERRFHCQTALLLECVRRQTFANWPVAFVDPDQLAKAGFFYIQKKDHVQCFFCHGIVGFWDPGDQPELEHRRHFPKCAFVGDVVTGNVPVLCPADDTGRVFRLLSEYHAFRVTSTRPIAKTPVHKYQDDAQVDVGQLAYPQFNTDASRKQTFTNWEAEVGISTHALVAAGFFYTGISDWVQCFHCGGGLFCWRQGDDPATDHARYYPCCPFIRTQKGKDTISRMKDDNIPPSAIIRPILLSEEEANLFLALPFAKKLIAMGLSRTSVKEAFRLLVEQSGTLCRTVTDALELVFEYEETQTQQRLASDAASVLQRSSVQVPE; from the exons ATGGAGGAACTTCTCCAGTGGTCCACACGGCAGCGACCGC CTGAGCTGCGTCGCGAGCGCCGATTCCACTGCCAGACGGCCCTCCTGCTGGAGTGTGTGAGGCGCCAGACTTTTGCTAACTGGCCCGTGGCCTTCGTAGACCCCGACCAGCTGGCCAAAGCTGGCTTCTTCTACATCCAGAAGAAGGACCACGTCCAATGCTTCTTCTGCCACGGCATCGTGGGCTTCTGGGACCCTGGTGACCAGCCGGAGTTGGAGCACCGAAGACACTTCCCGAAGTGTGCCTTCGTCGGAGACGTGGTCACCGGTAACGTTCCGGTGCTGTGCCCGGCCGACGACACGGGGAGAGTTTTTCGCCTCCTGAGCGAGTACCACGCCTTCAGAGTCACCAGCACCAGACCCATCGCTAAGACTCCGGTCCATAAGTATCAAG ACGACGCACAGGTGGACGTCGGCCAGCTGGCTTACCCACAGTTCAACACCGACGCCTCCCGGAAGCAAACTTTCACTAACTGGGAGGCTGAGGTCGGGATCAGCACTCATGCTCTAGTAGCTGCTGGCTTCTTCTACACTGGGATCTCCGACTGGGTCCAATGCTTCCACTGCGGTGGCGGACTGTTCTGTTGGCGCCAGGGTGACGACCCTGCCACCGACCATGCCCGCTACTACCCCTGCTGTCCTTTCATCAGGACACAGAAGGGAAAGGACACCATCTCCAGGATGAAAGATGACAACATTCCTCCCTCGGCAATTATCAGACCCATCCTCCTATCTGAAGAAGAGGCCAACCTGTTCCTCGCTCTTCCATTTGCTAAG AAGCTGATTGCAATGGGTCTGTCGAGAACGTCAGTGAAGGAAGCTTTCCGTCTACTGGTGGAGCAGAGTGGGACGTTGTGTCGCACAGTGACCGATGCCCTTGAGCTGGTGTTCGAATACGAGGAGACGCAGACACAGCAGAGACTTGCGTCTGACGCAGCGTCCGTCCTGCAGCGCTCCTCCGTTCAGGTCCCAGAG TGA